CACGCCGGGCGGAATCGTGTTTGAGGAAGTGGCGGACGTGGGTGAAATGGCCGGATACAGTTGGTCGCTGCCATTCATCGCCGGTACCCAGCCCAGTGTATCCGGCACGCACTGGGTCATGCAGAATTCGCCCGTCGAAGAGCAGGAGGATTTTCTGCTCAAGCAGATGTTTTATTGAAAGCAGCAGTGTAGTAATGACACTGCTGGAAAAGCGCCTCCATGCGGGGCGCTTTTTTTGGCGAGAGCGGGAGCTTATTACTGGGAGCAAGAAATTTTAAACTTCTTGCTCCCGCGGCGTTCGCCGCGTGGCCCCGCCTGGAGCGTGGCCGTCCTTATAACTGGGGCGCGAAAATGTAAGAATTTTCTGCTCCCAGTTATAACAACGCGTTACAGCCAGTCGCTGTGACCTTCGATTTCGAGAACACCGCGCCAGCCTCCAGTAAGAAGCGCTGTGCTGCGGCGCGAATAGTGGGCGCGGCGCTCGGGGTCAGCCGATTTTTTTAATCAGCTTTTTGGCTTTTGCAGAAAGTGGGTCGATGTCCAGCGCCTTGGCAGCCGCTGCCTTGGCAGTCTTAATTTTGCCGGCAGCCAGGGCAGATTCGGCAAAAAGCAGAGCCATGTCCAGGGAAGGGCGGTCAAGCTGCCGCCATGCATTCTGAAGTATCACGCAGGCCTGATCCGGCTCGCCCAGAGCCATTCTGGCGCGGGCCAGGGCAAGGTATGCATTGTCGTTGTTGTCATCCACCTGTATCGCCTTGCTCAGAAAAGTAATGGCCGGTTTGTAAAGGCCGGCGTCCACAAGGCGGGTGCCGATGATGGTGAAAAGCACGTGCTCGTCCACATATAGGGCGGCAGCTTCCCTGAAGGATTCAAGGGCTTCTTTGACATTCTTGGTCTGTAGCTGCCTGGTGCCGCGGATGAGCAGCCTGTCTATCTGAAGCTTGCGCGCTTCGGTTTCCTTTTCAGAAGCCCGCGCGGCTTCATCCTGTAGCTTTTTAAGCAGCTGTACAACGGCAATGAAGAGCGTTTTCTCGTTGCCGCTGGAGTATTCCAATCCTCCGGGGTGATGGGTGCGCACTTCGTCC
The nucleotide sequence above comes from Oceanidesulfovibrio indonesiensis. Encoded proteins:
- a CDS encoding tetratricopeptide repeat protein, with the protein product MKEAFENLARAKGYYHRHDILRAMAVFAQGLKQATDSSMFGTEKMRFTGQAQEIVQLLNRTDEVRTHHPGGLEYSSGNEKTLFIAVVQLLKKLQDEAARASEKETEARKLQIDRLLIRGTRQLQTKNVKEALESFREAAALYVDEHVLFTIIGTRLVDAGLYKPAITFLSKAIQVDDNNDNAYLALARARMALGEPDQACVILQNAWRQLDRPSLDMALLFAESALAAGKIKTAKAAAAKALDIDPLSAKAKKLIKKIG